The genomic window GGCAACTTCACTCGAGAgagtatttttcaaaaataaacaaacttcgAAATCCAAACAAACGTTGCAATAAGTTTTTAACCATTAATCTTATTTATAACCACATGTACTAAAACCCGAAACACATAACGAACTAACCAAAACTAACGGAACAACCGAAACGAAACAACCGAAACAACCGCAACAGCCGAAACAGCCGAAACAAACGAAATAGCCAAGCTAGCCGATTTTTCTAATTGGTGTTTGGGTTTTGtggatgaaaaacaaaatctcaCAGTTCTTGTTATAATCACTGGTCTGCAATAATACTGTGCCTTTCCTTCCAGATGTTTGGTTTTGATGGCATGACTTCAGCGGGTCACTTTTCAAATCTCATctgcccccctcccccaccactATATTAATGTGGAATTGCAAGGTAGTTTCGTGTAATTGTGTTACGACTACTAGGCTTATCCCTTTGAGGATACATTAAcggaataattttaaaattgattaatCTGCATTCCTAGAAACATTGTCATATTGTCATGGAAAATTATATTTGTGAATACCATAGGATGCGATCGGCATTTCGCGCAGAATATTTACATAGTTTCCTGAAAATATATGCATCCATTGCGTAAACGTTGTATAAAAGGACGCGAAAAAATATGTTAGTGAGCAGAGGGAGAGATCAGCACTACCATTGTTTTAAGAAGTGAAGTTTGAACTGTAATTAGCCAGGAACTGAAGGACTAATAGATACAAATTTTGACTGTTCTGCAGCTACGCGTGAGACACAGATAGAGTTGAAGATCAACCACGGGAATCAAGGATTCGAGAATTTATTTGCACTATATCCGATCTGGtcgaatatatatatatatatatatatatcgcagaggtcatgggttcaaatcccgtacaggcctgaattttttttcaggccttattttcactactgcctaagtagtgcaaattactgcgaggatcactttcattcacgtctttatccgcagttcaaatatatgactttcatatattcttaaccatttaaaattttctttgctatcttcatttccttaaaaaatggcttgatatcgctatcttaaagccaaagagaacccttttgaacctacgaagacttctaaacaccgctctcaacatgttcattgacttcactgcaaatacaatgcaacatgaatttaaaatatagcgctcatttctagagcttaatagcgttttacaatgtttgtaacttatgcatagaaaaaagtaccatgttttgtaacaaatgcatagaaaaaagtttcattgtggatatatcattcaattttgaaattaaatttagcttgataaatcctctatcatATCATGATATGTATACTTATGGTGTCTATCAAAATTCaggcttttgaatgctttggaacaatttctccaagaagcagatcaatttacttacaaaagtaatcctccaaagcagttgttaggtaagtttaattgcttctgaacacttgcgtgtcaaaatggcggacactaagttgaatacgtgactgcgagttttcaaaattcccacctcttaaacagttttaatttgtcttttttccaaataaatggGAACCTGTAGGATTACTTTCATTGACAGCggttggaaccaggtaaaggctaagatgttttcgggcgaaaaccatgatagaggaagcagcttcgcagagacaaaacctgatttaatctgcctagcacatctctcttttttttggcagccattccaagtgggaaaTCAATGAAAAGCGTCTCAAATATTCACagcgataactgcattttgatttgccttgtgtttagtggtgggagtttgctcaagaaagcaatccacgaatttggcgcctaaattaactgtttttggctattgagagtatcatattacgctgccacaattcagtccgagagagatggtagtgatacacatttctgccaagtatgaaaaaaatccctcgcaaaatagctaagttattctcaattttttgaAAAGTATGAGTTAAAGGCagggtgacccaggccttaattaacctgagatCATGCTTTCTACCCTTTACATATTCCACTGTTAGCAGTACTTCATGGTAACCTTGGTTATTGGTCAATCAATAGCCTTAGTGACGGGGCAGAAATGGCTTCAtgcagattaaaaaaaaattgaaaatattgtaaacTTTCCTAAAGAGGAATTCATCTCACGCTCTCAGAGAGCATGGCTCAATGGAGTGCTTGGGATAAGCATTTGTAAGACCTAATAAAAGTCTCCATTAACTTAGGAGACACTCCTTATCCACAATTAGAGTGCCTCTGATCCAGTCCCTGTTTTTACACAGGTATGAAATGTTGCGTGAGGCTAAGTGGTCGAAAGGACGAGAACCGCTCGCACTCATGCGCGAAAATGTTACTTTAAggttacaaaataataaaatattgacTGCTGAGGAGCTGTCGCGTATGTCTCTAAAAGGGCTGGATCGTTTTTTATGTCGTCCTGTTCGACCAGTCCCACCTCACATCGATCACCGTACAACTCAAGAAGTTTATCTTCTGGAAGATGACTGACCCATTCGCCTTCGTTCTTCCCCGATTCACAGCGGAAAGTCCTCACAAAATATCGTCCGTCAGATTGCAAAGATGTCAATAAAACGTCCACGTACTGTCTCAGACGGGCTTCGTTCATCACTGTGATCACAGTGCACTTGTTGTGATAAACCTCTCGTGACAGATCAAATATACTGCATTCTATCAGTATAAGGTACCCCCGGCTGAAGTATGCGCGGTGTTTACGTCGtatagtaatttttttctcctcaaaGAACGTTTCAATTGCTTTTCGGATCATTTCCACGCTAAAAACAGTGTGGCCTTGATCTGCCAACCAAATCATGTCCAGCGACTTTCCACAGAGTGGAACAAGAATCCTACGATTCCTCCGGCCCGACGTGAATTCATGGTAGTGTTTTATCAACATGGGACTGACATATTTTCGGTGCCAAGCTGTCTCCAAAGTCTCCTTTGTGTCTAATTTCAGGATTTTTCCTGCCAGACGTGTTGAAGTGGCTTGCACACGTTTGACGTGAGCCGAAAGTACGGATTGCAGTTTCTGATATACCCTGAGGAGCATTTACCTATTGAATTACTTTCTTGGCTGATGAGTAATAAACCTTTATGTCTTGGAATTTATGGAGCAGAAGTTAGACAACACAGGAGAGGAGAGTAGAGGACAGTATGAGACTGCTATAATTTTGGTCAGCTCCATCATAGCAACAATTCATAGCAACAATTCATTCGACAAATCTGGCGGCTATCTTGAATTGCAGATACGCAGAGTTTTTCAGAAAGATTTCCTTCCTTATTATGCATGGCCATTTATTCCTGACCCTACGTCTCATCCATCTCTCAAACCACTTTTTGCCAGTTCTGATCTCAAGAGAGACTTGCAAGTATTTCTTGCAGCAACTCTTACGTCAGAGGAAAAGCCACAGCTCTATACTTTGTTTATGAGGAATTTCACAGAGATAGAGAGAGCAAGGAAACTGCACAATGAACAACTCAAGAAACTACAACTTCAGCTGACAGCAAAGGAACAGAGATTTTCCCAATTTGAAAAGAGATACCTTAAAATACAGGGTGATTACCATAAGCTCATAGGTGTTGCTGCTGAATTGGTGGACTCACTGGAGGATGCTGTCCGCGGAAAAATGGTGACACCAGAATACCTTCAAGACATTTGCATGAGGCTCTTTTCACCTTCTGTTAGAGAGTCTTTAGATGTTAGCAAGCCAGGAACAGCAAGTTCAATGCCAAGGGCATCTGTCATTAATGATGAACTTCCTAGGCTGTTTGCAAGGGTGGATGTTTCGTACAAACAATCTCTTGACTATAAAAAGATAAAGATGAACCTGCTTTCTCTGCCGGAAAGGGCGAAAGCGTTTCTGTTACAGGCATTAAGGTGGAATCTGACCCAAGCACCTACCCGTGAACAACGAGACAGCATTGTTAATGCATACATTATCCATGATTTGCTTAGCTGCTCTCTAGACAGTCACTTGAGAAGTGGAATATTAGCCCTCGTAAATTCACCAAACGAAATAGTTATTTCCTCATTGGTATCAAGCAGGAATAAAACAAATCTCGGACCTTTTTGACTCCTGCGAGGGCCATTTCCTtccatttaattatttttgcaaTCAATTCaatgtaaaatgtaactttttacAATATTATAGCATTCTTTCTTCTATTCCCCAAAATTGGAAGAAAGTATTGCAAGATGGTTCCAAAGACTCAGTTACGCCTACCACCTCAATCTGTTCACTGTCGTGCAAGACAATATACAGTATGCTGCTTAACCTTGAAGATCTACCTCCACCAACTtctgagaaaaaacttttagcgTCTGGCGTCGAGAAAAGTGACTTGACTAAAATCTACCTCCTTCCATTCAAAGCCACGTGAGAAATTAAATTGACTATGTTCCAATACAAAATGCTCTGCTTATGAACCTCTGTCTACGCTCTTGAGGGAAGAGAAAGTGTATCAAAGATGCTTCTCAAATTCTGCGAATTTTAAGTGATCTCTTGGGGCATGAGAATCAAGAGATACGTCCGTATGTGAGCTTGGGGCATGAGAATCAAGACATACGTCCGTATGCGAGCTACTCCATACTTGTTATGgaatcatatcaaactcatggggtacaaatagtcttaacatgaatgtagtgaccacgcccacttcaacgcctcactcaaatcgagtgtaattttcgaatgttttaccatcgtgcggattctctacggaaaaagcactcaatgtacctctgaaatattaaactataatattgtggctttctatttcgctaattttctaacttgaaggtaaagtttttccctcgtcatttttaccttttctccgagcgggtgcgtgaaattaacaaggcgtttttggtcaaaacacgaccgagcgaagggtctcgggcgatatctcttttacgcaggcgcaagttaaaaatgtaccgccagaatcaaaaagaggaacaaatttcctttgttttgatatgtaaagtgtcgaacaaaaagcagatttaccctcgtcaaatggcgtttcaaaacagctgtatcttcctccttttgatcttttcctgttttttaagcgtgaaagcagtaggagagggatcgggaaactcagaaagcgcttcgggaattaatctgccatcgtttgcttacaagataaacaagtaagatttgtgaagttcgttgaagtctaaataaatgcctttttttaagcttgtttgctggttttttcgtaaacttccttgattaatttttcgtttcagctcactaatctatactatttcaaagaaatttaaagacgaagacggagaaccaaaagtcggtcctttcaacaatcgtaaacaaagtgtttgaacagtcaggtatacgaggtgtaataatcaatagccgcatatcagaagtcttcagaaagaaagtattctgtcttcagaaagctgtcaagaaagctagtgaTCGTGGTGGAAGGCAATTAAATacacttcttagcaagttggaaacgggccctcggtatcgatttaatatcatatcgatctcaataccatacagttttgtatcttttgtccgtggattcgcctttctaacgagagtgtatgttgagtattcattgcaaaatcgctttgtttttttttatttccctctttggcttgtccgccattttgaaaatttcgcaacggagagcatgcgcattacgtggggttagtggttgcgtacacctggaaccgagaaaaacaaatgttcgtcgcactggggaaagagtttgatatgccAAATTCTAATCTATCTCAGCAGccaaagaacaagaaaaagtttccaGTTCCTCTTGACCCCAATCACCCTCTAACAAGACCCACCACTCCTGGAGCAAGAGGAACAGATGCAATGCAGGATAATACTCCCCAACCATTAACTTCCACAATACGACCAAAATCTGGACAACAGAGCAGGCCAACAACATCATCTAAATCAAGGCATGGCTCAAGACCGACAACAAATGGAGCAGCAGAGGAGAGGCCTTCAAGTACCAGGCAAGGAGCAAACCCAACCCCTTCTGATGGAAGTTCAAGGCCACCCCCTCAAGTGGTTGAGTCTCCTGCAGGTAAATCTACATTTCAATCCCCCTTTGTCTCAAGACCCAAGATCCCTCGCACACCAGACTCAAGGCCCAGAACTAGCACTCCACCACCTTTAGGACGATTAGTCTCCCCTCCAAGACCATCTTCAAAAGATGGCAGACGTGGGAGATCATCATCAAGGAAAAGCAGTCACTCAAATAAACAGTAAAAGACTATAAAAATACTACTAAGACTTATGGTAAGACTCTCTAACTGCACAAGCAGAACTCAAAACTTACTGATCAGTGTGACCTGTTAACCCTGGCACTCTAATCTCTGTATCCTTATTCTCCCTACTTAGGGTTTTCTTTAAGGGTTTAAGTAGCCGGAGCTTTTTTAACGGTAACCGGTTGTGGGTCCGGAGTGGTCCCAAAACTCCTCTTTCCCAGTTTCCTGCTTGCATAATTATGTAATCATATTTCAAAATCCTATACGGCGGACAAAACGTCATATCGTGTGTACTTTCCAGCCATCAcagcaagatttgtcaaaaagacagTCCCCATCATATCAGTCAgaagtctttttatgttttcagaaaagataggcagtgcaaatttatatttttattgagcccaAGTTTCGACCTGATAAACATCATCTCTGCACAGGCTCTTGAAGCAATCAAAGTAGCTGGTGAAACCTAGCAGAGAAGCTGGTGTACTTCACTGGCTGCTGGCTCCTATCTACAACCCTGCAAACAGTTCTATATACATCGCCTTTGGGACTAAGAAGGAGAATTGGTTTACCTtgacaatcaaagtttcttaggtcggtgatcatttcctttattcccctGAATTTAGTGagtgattcagcagtattattgttgggagaaattagatgctggttacTCTTAGGGTTTTAAAGAGTTAACAGTGCCTTTAACGGTGTAAAGGTTGACCAATACAGGACAATTGTCTCCATCAAAGTCCAAAATACCAATAAAGATTctcattgaaaattatttctgtaagAATTCTTTATGTCAAAAAAGACATGACTTTTGCTTCTTTGAGTTTTCAAGGGTACCATGATATTTACAAGCAAGAACAGCTGTAAGTTGTTTAGGGCTTTATAGAACATCATCGCATCTAGTTGTCCTTGACATCAGTTGAATTTTCTCTTGTAGAGTACAAATGAGTACAAATTTTTCCAATACAAATATTCTCAGAGAAGTATCTGGCTCATGCTAATGTAGTTCTTTAACTTGAATCAAAACGAGGTCAAATACATCACATTTGATTGACATTATCATCTTTTTCCAtaaatatttgttctttttcaagACATTCATAAGAATCCAGATGTGAAAGAGAATCAACAAGTGATgggctaaaaatgaaaattttaaaggtgGTATGAAAAATCTTAGCAGTGTTGAATGTACAGTAAAGAAGAGAGTTTTTAAAATGGGAAAATCATGTTGACAACAACACCTGTGTACAGTGTACATTTACCAAACAAATTCACACCTTAGAGTAACTCCCAAACCTGAAGTGTCCCTATGGTTGATTTTGACATTCTGTAAATCCTTCACTTCAaagatctgatcattaattttcttaatgTTATCACATTAatttaatgttctttttcatttcatgtttgCTTCATCTGTGCACTTGTTCTTTAGCATCAATCGATATTTTGGTTTTGCCtctcaaaataaatgttttaaaggtTTCACTGCCATTTAAAATATAGTCAATTCAGCTAGCTTTGTTGTTGGATTCCTATTGGTCTTTCTCAGTGGAAGTTAACTTCAAAGGTATTTTCGAGTCTTGCACAGTGCACATGCATTTTAAGTTTTCGTGAACAAATTAAATATCCAATAACACATACTGTTGTATAACTTAAAGACTTGAAAATTTccaaatgcaagaaaaaaagCATTATAGACCTCTACCACTATCATCAAATAACCTTGATGTGAAAGGAGTATCTTGACTATTTCAGTTGAGCTCAACTTCCcccattttttaacttttaatgataatttttaatggCTATTTGTCTATGTTTGCTTAAAACACACTGCCTATCAAGAATAAAATTGACACACATTTGTGGGGTTATCTCTTAATGTTTCATAAATGGCAAAAAGGTGTTGCTGCCCTCAGCTAAATTGTATTTTGTTATTATCTGTAACCCACACTCAAATAATACGCAATAATGAGACCTTTTTACATCATCAAATgaatcttttatttcattattgtcattattattataattatttcagttattaGTACAAGCAACAAGTTGAGAATCTTTTTCACATACTGGAAGGAGACATTGAATAGCCCTCATTAGCTTGTATgatttgtttacccatttcaggtcTCAGAGAAAGTCTCATCTTATCTTTTGTAAATTGTGCCTACATATGCATgcgaatgaaagaaaatttgaaagatgCAAACCTTTAGAGTATTACGTCATGACCTGAAATGGGTTAACAAAGCTTACAAGCTAAAGAGGGCTAATAAATTTGAACCTAACTTCTGGCACCAAATTTTCATTATTGCACCTACTTGAAGTAACAGtctttaattaaaaattctaCATTAAAACATAATTTCCTCACCTAAAGAGTTGCAAAACTATTTTATCATTGCTTAAGTGaccaaaaattcaaaaaatCCTTGCGTTGAGTACAATGGAATTAACAGTTACATTAACACATCTACTTGTTTCATTgtgtttcctttatttttaaatcgtaaagtagtaaattttcttcctcaatctttatttttatatatatgccaatttgaaaaattttctaaaACACAAATATTTCAGATAAAATTGACATATACATGTATTTGGCGTAAAAGGTATTAAAACCATTTTAATCATAGGcatttaaaaaacttcaattcaATTTCTGTCAGCAACACATACAGACTGAGATGTCAACTAAGATGTTTTCTTTGGCTTGAaacaaggctgtgctctagcaGAGCTTGTGAGCTATGCTAGAGGTAGTTTACTTTTATCTTTGGGCAACTTGTAAAACTTTGCTtcaattaaaactttcaaaggCATGACATTCCAGATTACTGATTCAGGCACTAAGCCATTGTTCCAAGAGCACAGCTTGGTAGATAACTGTCAGTG from Pocillopora verrucosa isolate sample1 chromosome 8, ASM3666991v2, whole genome shotgun sequence includes these protein-coding regions:
- the LOC136282860 gene encoding uncharacterized protein, which produces MEQKLDNTGEESRGQYETAIILVSSIIATIHSNNSFDKSGGYLELQIRRVFQKDFLPYYAWPFIPDPTSHPSLKPLFASSDLKRDLQVFLAATLTSEEKPQLYTLFMRNFTEIERARKLHNEQLKKLQLQLTAKEQRFSQFEKRYLKIQGDYHKLIGVAAELVDSLEDAVRGKMVTPEYLQDICMRLFSPSVRESLDVSKPGTASSMPRASVINDELPRLFARVDVSYKQSLDYKKIKMNLLSLPERAKAFLLQALRWNLTQAPTREQRDSIVNAYIIHDLLSCSLDSHLRSGILALVNSPNEIVISSLVSTFFLLFPKIGRKYCKMVPKTQLRLPPQSVHCRARQYTHYVGLVVAYTWNREKQMFVALGKEFDMPNSNLSQQPKNKKKFPVPLDPNHPLTRPTTPGARGTDAMQDNTPQPLTSTIRPKSGQQSRPTTSSKSRHGSRPTTNGAAEERPSSTRQGANPTPSDGSSRPPPQVVESPAGKSTFQSPFVSRPKIPRTPDSRPRTSTPPPLGRLVSPPRPSSKDGRRGRSSSRKSSHSNKQ